The Filimonas lacunae genomic sequence CTGTGACAGCTGGCACATTTGGCTGCAAAAATGGGCGCAACCGTGTTGTAAGTAATTTCCTGCGACACAACCCTGTTGATACTTGTTAGCCAAACAATGATTACCCAATATATTCTCATGTTATAGTAGTCGTTATTGTTCATGAATATAACATCCCACTGCTTTTGTACTGGCAGGCGTTATTTCCCTGCCTGCGAAATAGCTTTCAATGGCATTCTGCAGGTAGTGTTGGGTAGTGCGTACCCTTTGTTTACCCAGCGAAAGCGCCCAGTTGTCTATGGCACCTTTGTACACCACAGTTTCCAGGTTATTCCATAAAAACACTTCCGGTGTAACGCTGGCATGTAAGGCTGCAGACAACACCTTTGCTGTATCTGTTGCCAGTTTAAAACGCACTTCATATTTCCGGGCAAAGCGCTGGTAGTCTGCAACGCTGTCACCTTTGCCGGTAAACACACCAATGATGGTTACCTGGTGTGCATATAATGAATCGAATGTGTTTAACACCTTTGTATAGTTGCAACAAAGCGGACACTCCGGCGAAAGAAATACCACTGCTTTTAAAGGAGTTGACAGGGTATCCAGGCTAATGGTTGAGCCGCTCAACAGCGGCAACGAAATCCCGTGCACGCCAGATGGTACCTGTGCAACAATTGGCCGGTTACCGGTTATCAGCAGTGTAATGCTTATGGCAATAATATACTTCATAAGTGTATGTATAAAAGCCGTAGTGGCATTGCCGGGCAACACCACTACGGTTGGTGTGTTAATCTGCTTTATCCCACCATACCCTGCCGGTTAAATCCGAAGGAGTGCCAAACGAAGCATCTTTCTGCTGTGCTTCAATGGCTTGCACTATGTTGGTATAGTTTAAATCGGTAATAGAGGGATAAGTTACTTCAAATCTGCGAGGCATGGGGCTGGCAGTACCTCCAAAATGAAAAGTTTCCAGGTTAAACACACTGTTGGCAGTGTGCGGGAACCCGGTTCTTTTTATCAAGGCCCAGGCTTCATTCTGGTTTTTGTAAAAGTTAAGGTATTGCTGTGCCAGTATTTGTTCCAGTGCATTAGCGACATTATATACCACTCCCGGTTGTTGCTTGTAGTCAGTTACCTCGGCAGCTGTTAACGGAATATAGTTTGGCAGTTTAGATAGCTGGGCCATGGCATCGTAGGTGTTCAAAGAAGCTTCAATGCCCTTGTAATACCAGGTTTCTGCGTTTTCTCCGGTAATGCCCCTGGCCGCCAGTTCGGCCCGCATCAGGCACACTTCGGCATAGGTGATCACCGGAAAAGTTGTTTGGCCATAATCGCCTTCGTACTGGCCATAGAATAGCTTGTTTTGTACCGAGGATGGGAAATACGCTCTTGTTACAACGCCTTTATAGGAAAACGACAATTGTTGTGTGTATACATTCTTGGTGGTATCCAGACTAGCATCCGGATCGCCATACTGACCCTGGTACAATTGTCCTGTCCATACCTCGGAAGGTTTTAACTGCCCGGCAGCTTTGGCTGAATCAAACAGGTCTTTTGTGTTAATACCTGATTCTTTATAAAACACCCTTATGCGCGGGTCTTTACTTTGCCACATAAAATTTACCACACTTTTCAGGCCGGTAACATTACTATTGCTGGCCGGGTTATAGTTGCCACCGGCAAAGCTGGTGTTGCTGATAAATTTCCAGTCTTCTTCTATCGCATCAATTACACCGGTGGCATCAGCTAACACTTCTGTAGCCACTGCTTTTAGTTTTTGCGGGTCACGCTTTAGTAAGCGCATGGCTATTCTTAAACGCAGGCTGTTGGCGGCTTTTATCCATTTGGTAGCATCGCCGCCAAAGTAAATGTCATTGGCGCCCAAATCCAGTTGTGTAACCTGCTGGGGTGTTTTTAGTATGGCTACACTGCTTTTCAATAAATTGTCTAATGTGTCGTATAAATCTTCCTGGGTGTCGTATTGCGGTGTTAACAAGCCTTCATAGCGTGCTTT encodes the following:
- a CDS encoding redoxin domain-containing protein, whose protein sequence is MKYIIAISITLLITGNRPIVAQVPSGVHGISLPLLSGSTISLDTLSTPLKAVVFLSPECPLCCNYTKVLNTFDSLYAHQVTIIGVFTGKGDSVADYQRFARKYEVRFKLATDTAKVLSAALHASVTPEVFLWNNLETVVYKGAIDNWALSLGKQRVRTTQHYLQNAIESYFAGREITPASTKAVGCYIHEQ
- a CDS encoding SusD/RagB family nutrient-binding outer membrane lipoprotein; translation: MLTKKVFVYLLSLLLLAGCNKEKFAEMNTDPDALLSIPPEYEFTTGLLAIHNRDLEYYYDYNRAIYYWAQSFVNMAGNASTVYNGSGNLNKRTGNFYENVGPYLTDVLHLIDIMPAEKKAKYVYLRAITSIPLAYYAWYVSDVQGSIAFTQAFKARYEGLLTPQYDTQEDLYDTLDNLLKSSVAILKTPQQVTQLDLGANDIYFGGDATKWIKAANSLRLRIAMRLLKRDPQKLKAVATEVLADATGVIDAIEEDWKFISNTSFAGGNYNPASNSNVTGLKSVVNFMWQSKDPRIRVFYKESGINTKDLFDSAKAAGQLKPSEVWTGQLYQGQYGDPDASLDTTKNVYTQQLSFSYKGVVTRAYFPSSVQNKLFYGQYEGDYGQTTFPVITYAEVCLMRAELAARGITGENAETWYYKGIEASLNTYDAMAQLSKLPNYIPLTAAEVTDYKQQPGVVYNVANALEQILAQQYLNFYKNQNEAWALIKRTGFPHTANSVFNLETFHFGGTASPMPRRFEVTYPSITDLNYTNIVQAIEAQQKDASFGTPSDLTGRVWWDKAD